The segment TGGAGAGGATAATTTATGGATAAAAGAAAACCAAAAACAAACCAAAATATAAGTGAAAACACTTATATTTTAGCTGAATATAAGGCACTCAGAGACGAAATCAATCATTTGAATGGATTGGCGTCTTCTGCATTGCAGGTGTCAGTATTGGCCTCCCTGGCCACCATAGGATATCTCTTGCAACTAAAAAGTTTGAACCTTCTGCTATTCCCTATACCATTCCTTATAATACTTCCTTCCCTATTTATTATTATTTCTCGCTTCCAAGCTATAATGAGAGTTTCTGGTTATATAAGAGTTTTTCTTGAAAAAGAGGGTGGATTGAGTTATGAGAACCGATACCTTAAATGGATGTCAAGAGTGTCAACGTCAGGAAAGCGGATAGGATTTTCTTTCAGAGAAACCATATTCTACCTTTATCTTGGTTTAGGACTTTTGTCTATTGGAATATTTATTTCAAAAGGTGCCATACCAGACCTTAATCGTTGGATGTTGGTAGTAAGTTATATCTTTGTTTATATTTCGCCCTTTCCCTTTTACTTCTACGCTTATCGGCTTATTAAGCAAGATTGGAGAAAGATTTATGATGAATATTGGAGAAAGGTCAAAGAGGATGAGGGAAATGGAACTGCGTATAATAGCGTATAAAAGAGAAATCAAAGATTTCCCCAAATTGCCTTCGGCAACTTCTTTTATCCGCAAAACGTTATACGCCATGCTGTATCCCAAAAATGAAAAGGAGGTAAATTGACATGGTAGAACACCCGTATCCTGAGTTGGAAGACGTGTTATCCTTAGTAAAGAGGATATACGAAGGTAAGGTGTTGCTTCCAGAATTTCAAAGAAATTTTGTTTGGAGCAACCAGGATATAAAAGATTTATTAGTATCTATACTGAATGGTTATTTTAGGGACATTCCTTTTGCTGCGTCGAG is part of the Methanophagales archaeon genome and harbors:
- a CDS encoding DUF262 domain-containing protein; protein product: MVEHPYPELEDVLSLVKRIYEGKVLLPEFQRNFVWSNQDIKDLLVSILNGYFRDIPFAASRGIF